Proteins encoded within one genomic window of Anopheles gambiae chromosome 3, idAnoGambNW_F1_1, whole genome shotgun sequence:
- the LOC1280926 gene encoding ribonuclease P protein subunit p29, which yields MADPSSFLAKLVAPRYRHEILEIANSSVDLGDKHVILKKNKANAGKLTQKKLSRREIKELGLYTLPHDTITYRDGLKLHRMWLGYYDTFFPPGECPDVTEARYNTIVASLLKADYHGAKIHIVRSKQPSVVGMKGIVVLDTKGTFKMISKDNKLRTIPKNDSQFEVFLQDKVITIFGKHLNARPAERSVKKMKTFAFPDL from the exons ATGGCTG ATCCTTCCTCGTTCCTGGCAAAGCTGGTCGCTCCACGCTACCGGCATGAAATACTGGAGATTGCTAACAGCAGTGTGGACCTTGGGGACAAGCACGTCATCCTGAAGAAGAACAAAGCGAACGCGGGGAAGCTTACGCAAAAGAAACTTTCGCGCAGGGAAATCAAAGAGCTTGGCCTGTACACCTTACCGCACGATACGATTACGTACCGAGATGGGTTGAAGCTACACCGGATGTGGCTCGGCTATTACGATACCTTCTTCCCGCCGGGAGAATGTCCGGATGTGACCGAGGCGAGATACAACACGATTGT AGCAAGCTTACTGAAGGCGGATTATCATGGAGCCAAAATTCACATCGTTCGATCGAAACAGCCCAGCGTGGTCGGCATGAAGGGCATCGTGGTACTGGACACGAAAGGAACCTTCAAGATGATTTCGAAAGACAACAAACTGCGAA CAATCCCGAAAAATGATTCCCAGTTCGAAGTGTTCCTACAAGATAAGGTGATAACGATTTTCGGTAAACATCTCAACGCGCGACCCGCCGAACGGTCGGTGAAAAAGATGAAAACGTTCGCCTTTCCCGATCTGTAG
- the LOC133394126 gene encoding uncharacterized protein LOC133394126 — protein sequence MAENENACKQMDIAVQRHRKMLHYVTKKCVPLLESKLKEVDEKSSEWKERALKAEGKVALLERQLEEKAAQSQHYKKLYEGQYQVMMKIGTVMGEIVWKSFKSHSNVKVLVQAQDSMLKYCALAKGIIDSFLLAYATSLPPLQSLEHVFVVSLLGSITNLAAFVEGRAFLAQQELVVELLKRMVLDQDRWSYPHFRFIKRMVLTFAYNMSLEDPVAFVMLGEERLVNSVLRCLSLHDPTDVVAAAVAIIYRLLSVTVEAGIPSSLSEKIPWAMIKTMKDSTDEQLGEIATSLLGVMEVSEGKGF from the exons ATGGCAGAAAACGAAAATGCTTGCAAGCAAATGGATATTGCTGTACAGCGCCACCGGAAGATGTTGCATTACGTGACCAAGAAGTGTGTTCCCCTGCTCGAGAGCA AGCTGAAGGAAGTGGACGAAAAGTCGTCGGAATGGAAGGAACGAGCGCTGAAAGCGGAAGGAAAGGTGGCACTACTCGAGCGGCAACTGGAGGAAAAGGCTGCCCAGTCACAACACTACAAAAA ATTGTACGAAGGGCAGTACCAGGTGATGATGAAGATCGGCACCGTGATGGGTGAGATCGTGTGGAAATCGTTCAAGAGCCACTCGAACGTGAAGGTGTTGGTGCAGGCGCAAGACTCGATGCTGAAGTACTGTGCCCTAGCGAAGGGCATCATCGATTCGTTTCTGCTCGCCTACGCTACCAGCCTGCCGCCGCTCCAATCGCTCGAGCACGTGTTCGTCGTATCACTGCTCGGGTCGATCACGAACTTGGCCGCGTTCGTGGAAGGGCGTGCGTTCCTCGCCCAGCAGGAGCTGGTGGTGGAGTTGCTGAAGCGGATGGTGCTCGATCAGGACCGCTGGAGCTATCCGCACTTTCGCTTCATCAAGCGCATGGTGCTCACGTTCGCGTACAACATGTCACTCGAGGATCCGGTCGCGTTCGTTATGCTGGGCGAGGAGAGGCTCGTCAACAGTGTGCTGCGCTGCCTGAGCTTGCACGATCCGACCGATGTGGTGGCAGCGGCGGTGGCCATCATCTATCGCTTGCTGAGCGTAACGGTGGAGGCAGGAATACCGTCATCGCTGTCGGAGAAG ATCCCGTGGGCCATGATCAAAACGATGAAGGATTCAACGGACGAGCAGCTGGGAGAGATTGCGACCAGCCTGCTCGGCGTGATGGAAGTGTCGGAAGGCAAAGGATTTTAG